The following are from one region of the Paenibacillus sabinae T27 genome:
- a CDS encoding YxlC family protein: MANDITGPGNSGKSGNASDMEHRPKAEGRPDSAETAVTELIAGLDRLDRAYDNKAAPPSLGVLQARLIAASERHRRRVLREWLLFWLVSLVILGFSLLAITSAPPVYWTVQGLVPIAGIIAAAMRSGRKGRGERR; this comes from the coding sequence ATGGCTAACGACATCACCGGTCCGGGTAATAGCGGCAAGTCCGGGAATGCTTCGGATATGGAACACCGCCCGAAAGCAGAGGGAAGGCCCGACTCAGCGGAAACGGCGGTAACGGAGCTTATCGCGGGTCTGGATCGGCTGGACCGGGCTTACGACAATAAAGCAGCGCCGCCTTCGCTCGGCGTGCTGCAAGCCCGGCTGATCGCCGCATCCGAAAGGCATCGCCGCCGGGTACTGAGGGAATGGCTGCTGTTCTGGCTGGTCTCCTTGGTTATACTCGGGTTCTCTCTGCTCGCGATTACTTCGGCGCCGCCGGTGTATTGGACGGTTCAGGGGCTTGTTCCTATCGCCGGAATCATCGCGGCGGCGATGCGTTCCGGACGGAAAGGGCGCGGTGAGCGGAGATGA
- the sigY gene encoding RNA polymerase sigma factor SigY codes for MSDEELGLIRQAQHGDRLALAQLFQNHYSFLYKYLLKATMDPQVAEDITQDTIVRCMEKMASYNGSSSFSSWMITIATRLYIDRMRRRSREREWIRREQGIRSIRWQFETQGEEWSNVLDSLSRVPSPQRISLLLKHYYGYSYAEIGRILGIPEGTAKSRAAYGLRQLREEMNEDG; via the coding sequence ATGAGCGACGAGGAACTTGGATTGATCCGCCAGGCGCAGCATGGTGACCGTCTTGCGCTGGCGCAGCTGTTTCAGAATCACTATTCCTTTCTGTACAAATATTTGCTGAAGGCGACAATGGATCCTCAGGTGGCTGAAGACATCACTCAGGATACGATTGTCAGATGCATGGAGAAGATGGCTTCCTACAACGGTTCGTCCTCGTTCTCCTCCTGGATGATTACGATTGCTACCCGGCTGTATATCGACAGGATGAGGCGGCGCAGCCGTGAGAGAGAATGGATTCGGCGCGAGCAGGGCATTCGGTCCATCCGCTGGCAGTTTGAAACCCAGGGCGAAGAGTGGAGCAATGTGCTGGACTCCTTGTCCCGGGTCCCTTCGCCCCAGCGGATTTCCCTGCTGCTCAAGCATTATTACGGCTACAGCTATGCGGAGATCGGCCGGATTCTCGGCATCCCGGAGGGGACGGCGAAGTCGCGCGCGGCGTATGGTCTGCGGCAGCTGAGAGAGGAGATGAATGAGGATGGCTAA
- a CDS encoding PLD nuclease N-terminal domain-containing protein, which yields MKSIDLSLLWPLIALQGLLAVIGLVSLVRAQSVRGPKWMWAIIILLGNLLGSLAYFTIGRKE from the coding sequence ATGAAGTCCATCGATTTATCATTGTTATGGCCTCTCATTGCGCTGCAGGGGCTGCTGGCCGTTATCGGGCTGGTTTCTCTGGTCAGAGCGCAAAGTGTGCGCGGTCCGAAGTGGATGTGGGCAATCATTATCCTGCTTGGGAATCTGCTCGGCAGCCTTGCCTATTTTACGATTGGGAGGAAAGAATGA